In the Gossypium arboreum isolate Shixiya-1 chromosome 10, ASM2569848v2, whole genome shotgun sequence genome, one interval contains:
- the LOC108488040 gene encoding ADP,ATP carrier protein 1, mitochondrial-like: MEKSKDSLTKELVTTGALLTAFAPLERVKNLMQNQNAIIKLGRLSKPYNGICDCFATTIRHEGFFSLWRGNTAYLIAHLSVQSRKDIEWSRVGFVSFAAPQLLFYPFLYAGTRLSTDVKKTISYTVGNRQFNGVMMSSEKP, translated from the exons ATGGAGAAAAGCAAAGATTCTCTTACAAAGGAATTGGTTACAACCGGTGCTTTGCTCACAGCATTCGCTCCACTGGAGCGAGTGAAGAACTTGATGCAAAACCAGAACGCCATAATCAAGTTAGGCCGGCTATCGAAACCATATAATGGGATATGTGACTGCTTTGCTACAACTATCAGACATGAAGGTTTCTTTTCACTTTGGAGAGGCAACACTGCATATCTCATTGCACATCTTTCTGTTCAG AGTCGTAAAGATATCGAGTGGTCTAGGGTGGGCTTTGTTTCTTTCGCTGCACCTCAATTGCTTTTTTATCCATTTTTATATGCTGGAACACGCTTGTCAACCGATGTCAAGAAGACTATCAGTTACACGGTCGGAAATAGGCAGTTTAATGGTGTAATGATGTCTTCGGAAAAACCTTGA
- the LOC108488578 gene encoding dof zinc finger protein DOF4.4-like: protein MKQNQQQGRRLKPLMAAEHHHHHHQQQQQQQHTPQKCPRCESLNTKFCYYNNYSLSQPRYFCKACRRYWTQGGTLRNVPVGGGCRKGKRPKLSSSGDDDNPTRQSTQRNLISPPVQLQAKESDSLVSSSAAMGSYYPASGFLSSLAAIQPMNQPQCLKQPLNQALRIGGGDLGSSSSNLGLLQGYGVPFLGSQNHQQTQFQWPAAGNSYYQQNWHQNFINEAVTSTAKVTNTSNSKTASSLSPNQWPDLPAYGAP from the coding sequence ATGAAGCAAAACCAACAGCAAGGTCGGAGATTGAAGCCACTAATGGCGGCcgagcatcatcatcatcatcatcaacaacaacaacaacaacagcaCACACCACAAAAGTGTCCTCGTTGTGAGTCTCTTAATACAAAGTTTTGTTACTACAATAATTACAGTCTCTCGCAGCCTCGTTATTTCTGCAAGGCATGTAGAAGGTACTGGACTCAAGGTGGAACCCTAAGGAACGTGCCTGTGGGCGGTGGTTGTAGGAAAGGAAAGCGCCCCAAGCTTTCTTCTTCTGGTGATGATGATAATCCAACAAGGCAATCTACTCAACGAAACTTGATATCACCACCAGTACAATTACAAGCCAAAGAGTCTGATAGTTTGGTTTCATCATCTGCTGCTATGGGATCTTATTATCCTGCTAGTGGGTTCTTGTCATCTTTGGCTGCAATTCAACCAATGAACCAACCCCAATGTTTAAAGCAACCTCTAAATCAGGCTCTACGTATTGGTGGTGGTGACTTGGGTAGTAGTTCTTCAAATTTGGGTCTTCTGCAGGGATATGGTGTCCCATTTTTGGGGTCACAAAACCATCAGCAGACCCAGTTTCAATGGCCTGCTGCAGGTAACTCTTATTATCAGCAGAATTGgcatcaaaatttcatcaatgaaGCGGTCACAAGCACCGCTAAAGTCACTAACACCAGTAACAGCAAAACTGCTTCTTCTTTGAGCCCAAATCAATGGCCTGATCTTCCAGCTTATGGTGCTCCATAG
- the LOC108488043 gene encoding ADP,ATP carrier protein 1, mitochondrial-like → MVSFKTAIREQMKMGIYVWASSCNVMFKAESYRNSRNWSYMNNLCRPQDMVTRVSCRMEHEPLHPPISQKMHWQPGLSFRHFNYTTIMENIRCSGASLTRISRSPVLPVIQGSAVSVVKPSPPAFVGAPMENSKASSFIKGLAFLGVMRTAGAPFERVKLLMQNQNEMIISGRLPKRYNGIFDCFATTIRNEGILSLWRGNIAFVTASFSSEVIARAIHHYVNGREDIEWTHTRLQVAIFLSAVVNQFLVYPLNYAGTRMANDVITSSNSRERQFNGIFDVYRKTLKSDGIAGVYRGFNVMIPKIAVLRAVTAVSKPWQKFLLHHFQLSQHGDLPAGYCDQEDDDDQWSCEV, encoded by the exons atggtaagtttcaagACTGCCATTAGAGAACAAATGAAAATGGGCATTTATGTTTGGGCCAGCAGCTGCAATGTTATGTTTAAGGCAGAATCCTATAGAAACTCTAGGAACTGGTCTTATATGAATAATCTTTGCCGGCCACAAGATATG GTTACAAGAGTGAGTTGCAGAATGGAGCATGAGCCATTGCATCCACCTATATCACAAAAGATGCATTGGCAGCCTGGCCTCTCATTCAGGCATTTTAACTACACTACGATAATGGAAAATATTCGTTGCAGTGGTGCCTCACTGACCCGGATCTCGCGAAGTCCTGTCCTCCCTGTGATCCAGGGAAGTGCCGTATCTGTTGTAAAACCTTCACCACCGGCTTTTGTTGGAGCCCCAATGGAGAACAGTAAAGCTTCTTCTTTTATAAAAGGATTGGCTTTTCTTGGTGTTATGAGGACAGCAGGTGCTCCATTTGAGCGAGTGAAGCTCTTGATGCAAAACCAGAACGAGATGATCATTTCAGGCCGGCTTCCCAAACGATATAACGGAATATTCGACTGCTTCGCCACAACAATCAGAAATGAAGGCATACTTTCCCTTTGGAGAGGCAACATTGCTTTTGTCACTGCATCTTTTTCCTCTGAG GTCATTGCTAGGGCCATACACCACTATGTTAACGGTCGTGAAGATATCGAGTGGACTCACACTAGGCTGCAAGTGGCTATTTTCCTTTCTGCAGTTGTGAATCAGTTTCTTGTTTATCCATTAAATTACGCTGGAACACGCATGGCAAACGATGTCATAACAAGCAGTAACTCGAGGGAAAGGCAGTTTAATGGCATATTCGATGTCTACAGAAAAACGCTGAAATCAGATGGCATAGCCGGCGTGTACCGTGGATTTAATGTAATGATTCCTAAAATTGCCGTTTTGAGAGCAGTAACTGCTGTTTCAAAGCCTTGGCAAAAATTTTTGTTGCACCATTTTCAG TTGTCGCAGCATGGCGATTTACCCGCTGGATACTGTGATCAGGAGGATGATGATGACCAGTGGAGCTGTGAAGTATAG
- the LOC108487437 gene encoding uncharacterized protein ECU03_1610: MAASLIAKTAMFQLSKAFPRTVSLRSSTNVSRVCFTTTASKRSEGRDTKAGFAYREKDISSDEDTTAEEAMERTKEYAHNAKEKTKGAFDTAADRAKDATNRAAETAQSANEKTKQKAREYAQGTKETAQSAKDKTKEGADKASQTAYELKEKSKERAQGVMEKSEEIAGSVADKASETIQNVGEKAKQTAQGAWDAAKGTTQKIKETMVGKSEEEKRMDDDVVELRRRARRESDESKY, translated from the exons ATGGCTGCCTCGTTAATAGCTAAGACCGCCATGTTCCAGCTCTCAAAAGCGTTCCCTCGAACCGTGTCTCTTCGTTCCTCCACCAATGTCTCACGAGTCTGCTTCACCACCACCGCTTCCAAACGCTCTGAG GGGAGAGACACCAAAGCTGGCTTTGCTTACAGGGAAAAAGATATCTCATCAGATGAAGACACCACCGCCGAAGAAGCTATGGAAAGAACAAAAGAATACGCGCATAACGCTAAGGAGAAAACGAAAGGAGCCTTTGATACGGCGGCTGATAGGGCAAAAGATGCAACGAACAGAGCGGCGGAGACCGCACAAAGCGCCAACGAGAAAACAAAACAGAAAGCTAGAGAGTACGCGCAAGGGACCAAGGAGACTGCCCAAAGTGCTAAAGATAAGACCAAAGAAGGGGCTGATAAGGCATCTCAAACTGCGTACGAGTTGAAAGAGAAATCTAAAGAGAGAGCACAAGGGGTGATGGAGAAGTCGGAGGAGATAGCCGGTTCAGTTGCCGATAAGGCGTCGGAGACCATCCAAAATGTTGGAGAGAAGGCAAAGCAAACGGCACAAGGAGCTTGGGATGCTGCAAAGGGAACAACGCAAAAGATAAAGGAAACTATGGTTGGGAAGAGTGAGGAAGAGAAGAGGATGGATGATGATGTTGTGGAATTGAGGAGGCGTGCTCGAAGAGAAAGCGATGAGAGCAAGTATTAA
- the LOC108487505 gene encoding dof zinc finger protein DOF3.1-like: MLRNCEKMVAVITSSATNEWPQKLMEKPSQEQQQVHQQQALKCPRCDSSNTKFCYYNNYSLSQPRHFCKACKRYWTRGGTLRNVPVGGGCRKNKRVKRPTVSASTPPSIGGASPTSGGGVVNPNSTTSSHHINPLFYGLTANDPYHDVINLPFSRSSTVTGYDLQPQMSGLGLGFSSGDNTDHYPPLLSSYTNIFGSSSSSSTTTTTPTIASLLASTLNQHKFINGGVKNTEALPPFQDLQTTAMKDIKVPCQNHLEQITLPDPSLYWSTNIGAWHDPTNIGSSVTSLI; encoded by the exons atgttgCGTAACTGCGAGAAGATGGTTGCCGTCATCACTTCTTCAGCTACTAATGAATGGCCACAG AAGCTTATGGAGAAACCAAGCCAAGAACAACAACAGGTGCACCAGCAACAAGCTTTAAAGTGTCCTCGTTGTGATTCATCGAACACCAAGTTTTGCTACTACAACAACTACAGTTTATCACAGCCGAGACATTTTTGTAAAGCTTGTAAGCGTTATTGGACTAGAGGTGGTACTTTGAGGAACGTTCCCGTCGGTGGTGGATGTAGGAAGAACAAGCGTGTTAAAAGGCCAACTGTTTCAGCTTCAACACCACCGTCTATCGGTGGAGCTTCACCAACATCTGGTGGTGGTGTTGTAAATCCTAATTCAACAACCTCAAGTCACCATATCAACCCTTTGTTTTATGGTTTAACTGCTAATGACCCTTATCATGATGTTATCAATCTTCCATTTTCTCGTTCTAGTACTGTCACTGGTTATGATCTCCAACCTCAAATGAGTGGTCTTGGATTAGGGTTTTCTTCTGGGGATAATACTGATCATTACCCACCATTGCTTTCAAGCTATACCAATATCTTTGggtcttcatcttcttcttctactACCACTACTACACCCACCATTGCTTCTCTTTTGGCTTCTACTCTTAACCAACACAAATTCATCAATGGTGGTGTTAAAAACACAGAAGCTTTACCACCTTTTCAAGATCTTCAAACAACAGCCATGAAAGATATCAAAGTACCATGCCAGAATCACCTTGAGCAAATTACTTTACCTGATCCATCACTTTATTGGAGCACAAATATAGGTGCTTGGCATGATCCAACAAACATTGGGTCCTCAGTCACCTCTCTGATTTAG
- the LOC108488042 gene encoding ADP,ATP carrier protein-like → MENLVTPLTFTPFLNLALFLDNLMGSAIAARLSCKTEHEPLLPLISQKIHWQPDLSFRPFNYTAAPIIENMGGTVGTSTVVKPSPTAFVGAPMEKSSKASLIKELVALGLLKAVAAPFERVKLLLQNQKDIIKSGRLHKPYNGILHCFATTIRNEGIFSLWRGYTAMTMGHVSATVIRFGIYQYTKILDDTQWSYTRVVVSSYVASAATQFLVYPFLYAATRMATDVKTIGSNTGDRQFNGMIDVFRKTLKSDGIVGLYRGFNITLGELVMMGALSKGLNPWKQHYSYILRNNFLSRHMVELGFWISGNMATYPLDTVSRRMMMTSGSGTVKYKSTVHAIGQIMKTEGVKTFYNGAGAEILACAANRATLLLMIYVADVIGAAKKQY, encoded by the exons ATGGAAAACTTGGTAACCCCTCTTACTTTTACTCCATTCTTGAATTTGGCTTTGTTTCTTGATAATCTCATGGGGAGCGCCATT GCTGCAAGATTGAGTTGCAAAACGGAACATGAGCCATTGCTTCCACTTATATCTCAAAAGATACATTGGCAACCTGACCTTTCTTTCAGGCCTTTTAACTACACCGCTGCTCCGATAATTGAAAACATGGGCGGCACGGTCGGTACCTCGACCGTTGTAAAACCTTCACCAACGGCTTTCGTAGGAGCACCAATGGAGAAAAGTAGTAAAGCTTCTTTAATAAAAGAATTGGTTGCACTTGGTCTTCTCAAGGCGGTAGCCGCTCCGTTCGAGCGAGTGAAGCTGCTGCTGCAAAACCAGAAGGACATAATCAAGTCCGGCCGGCTGCACAAACCGTATAATGGAATATTACACTGCTTTGCTACAACAATCAGAAATGAAGGCATCTTTTCACTTTGGAGAGGCTACACTGCAATGACCATGGGACATGTTTCCGCTACG GTAATACGTTTCGGTATCTACCAATATACGAAAATTCTAGACGACACCCAATGGAGTTACACGCGGGTGGTAGTGTCTAGTTATGTCGCCTCAGCCGCTACTCAATTCCTTGTTTATCCATTTCTATATGCTGCAACACGCATGGCAACCGATGTCAAGACTATCGGTAGTAACACCGGCGATCGACAGTTTAACGGTATGATCGATGTCTTTAGAAAAACCCTGAAATCAGATGGCATTGTTGGACTGTACCGTGGATTTAATATCACACTTGGTGAACTTGTTATGATGGGAGCACTATCTAAAGGTTTAAACCCATGGAAACAACATTATTCCTACATTTTGCGG AACAATTTTTTGTCGAGGCATATGGTAGAATTGGGGTTCTGGATTAGCGGGAACATGGCTACTTACCCATTGGATACAGTGAGCAGAAGGATGATGATGACGTCGGGCTCGGGCACTGTGAAGTATAAGAGTACAGTACATGCAATAGGTCAAATTATGAAAACTGAGGGTGTGAAGACGTTTTATAATGGTGCAGGAGCTGAGATACTTGCATGTGCAGCTAACAGGGCTACTCTGTTGTTAATGATTTACGTAGCTGATGTTATTGGAGCTGCAAAGAAGCAATACTAG